In Pyrus communis chromosome 8, drPyrComm1.1, whole genome shotgun sequence, one genomic interval encodes:
- the LOC137741504 gene encoding serine/threonine-protein phosphatase BSL3: MDVDSSSMEPETDHDPAVPNHSTTSSPAAVEGEQQLGEQAQPGTGSPPQQPQTAAAAPQAQQTPVAGPRHAPTYSVVNAILEKKEDGPGPRCGHTLTAVAAVGEEGTPGYIGPRLILFGGATALEGNSAASGTPSSAGSAGIRLAGATADVHCYDVLTNKWSRITPFGEPPTPRAAHVATAVGTMVVIQGGIGPAGLSAEDLHVLDLTQQRPRWHRVVVQGPGPGPRYGHVMALVGQRYLMAIGGNDGKRPLADVWALDTAAKPYEWRKLEPEGEGPPPCMYATASARSDGLLLLCGGRDANSVPLASAYGLAKHRDGRWEWAIAPGVSPSSRYQHAAVFVNARLHVSGGALGGGRMVEDSSSVAVLDTAAGVWCDTKSVVTSPRTGRYSADAAGGDAAVELTRRCRHAAAAVGDLIFIYGGLRGGVLLDDLLVAEDLAAAETTTAASHAAAAAAQSVQGRLSGRYGFIDDRARQLPEAAPDGAVVLGNPVAPPVNGDMYTDISTENALLQGTRRISKGVEYLVEASAAEAEAISATLAAAKARQVNGEVELPDRDRGSEATPSGKQISTLIKPDSAGSNNIPSAGVRLHHRAVVVAAETGGALGGMVRQLSIDQFENEGRRVSYGTPESATAARKLLDRQMSINSVPKKVVAHLLKPRGWKPPVRRQFFLDCNEIADLCDSAERIFSSEPSVLQLRAPIKIFGDLHGQFGDLMRLFDEYGSPSTAGDIAYIDYLFLGDYVDRGQHSLETITLLLALKVEYPQNVHLIRGNHEAADINALFGFRIECIERMGERDGIWAWHRINRLFNWLPLAALIEKKIICMHGGIGRSINHVEQIENLQRPITMEAGSIVLMDLLWSDPTENDSVEGLRPNARGPGLVTFGPDRVMEFCNNNDLQLIVRAHECVMDGFERFAQGHLITLFSATNYCGTANNAGAILVLGRDLVVVPKLIHPLPPAISSPETSPERHIEDTWMQELNANRPPTPTRGRPQVANDRGSLAWI; encoded by the exons ATGGATGTGGACTCATCGTCGATGGAGCCGGAGACCGATCACGATCCGGCAGTACCAAACCACAGTACGACGTCGTCACCGGCCGCAGTGGAAGGGGAGCAACAGCTAGGCGAGCAGGCGCAACCGGGAACTGGATCTCCGCCGCAGCAGCCTCAGACGGCGGCGGCGGCTCCACAGGCACAGCAGACTCCGGTGGCCGGGCCCAGGCACGCTCCAACATACTCGGTGGTCAATGCAATtttagagaaaaaagaagacGGGCCAGGGCCCAGGTGTGGCCACACGTTGACTGCGGTGGCGGCCGTGGGAGAGGAGGGCACGCCGGGCTACATTGGCCCCAGGTTGATTTTATTTGGGGGTGCCACAGCTCTTGAGGGCAATTCGGCTGCTTCAGGGACTCCATCATCAGCTGGAAGTGCTGGCATAA GACTTGCAGGTGCCACCGCAGACGTGCATTGTTATGATGTGCTAACAAATAAATGGTCTAG GATCACACCCTTTGGAGAACCTCCCACCCCAAGGGCTGCACATGTAGCAACAGCTGTAGGAACTATGGTGGTTATTCAG GGTGGAATTGGTCCTGCTGGTTTGTCTGCTGAGGATCTTCATGTTCTTGACCTCACACAGCAACGGCCTCGATGGCACAG GGTTGTTGTTCAAGGCCCTGGACCTGGGCCACGGTATGGACATGTGATGGCATTAGTGGGGCAAAGATATCTTATGGCAATTGGTGGGAATGATG GAAAACGGCCATTAGCTGATGTTTGGGCTCTCGACACAGCTGCCAAACCTTACGAATGGCGTAAGTTGGAACCAGAGGGGGAGGGTCCACCACCATGCAT GTATGCAACTGCAAGTGCAAGGTCTGATGGTCTTCTCCTCCTCTGCGGAGGGAGGGATGCAAATAGTGTG CCATTGGCAAGCGCATATGGTCTTGCCAAACATAGGGATGGCCGTTGGGAATGGGCAATTGCTCCTGGTGTTTCACCTTCTTCAAGATATCAACATGCAGCA GTCTTTGTTAATGCACGTCTGCATGTTTCTGGAGGGGCCCTTGGTGGTGGCCGCATGGTTGAAGATTCATCAAGTGTTGCag TGTTGGATACTGCAGCAGGAGTTTGGTGTGATACAAAATCTGTGGTTACTAGTCCAAGGACAGGTAGATACAGTGCTGATGCAGCCGGTGGGGATGCTGCAGTTGAGCTGACAAGGCGTTGCAGGCATGCAGCTGCAGCGGTTGGTGACTTGATCTTTATATATGGTGGTCTACGTGGCG GAGTGCTGCTTGATGACCTACTTGTTGCGGAAGATTTGGCTGCTGCTGAAACAACAACTGCAGCTTCGCATGCTGCAGCTGCAGCTGCTCAATCTGTACAAGGTCGTTTATCTGGAAGGTATGGATTCATTGATGACAGAGCAAGGCAGTTGCCCGAAGCAGCCCCTGATGGTGCTGTTGTGCTGGGAAATCCAGTTGCCCCCCCAGTAAATGGTGACATGTATACTGATATAAGTACTGAAAATGCTTTGCTCCAGGGAACCCG GAGAATTAGCAAAGGTGTAGAGTACTTAGTTGAAGCATCAGCAGCAGAAGCTGAGGCAATCAGTGCCACTTTGGCTGCTGCCAAGGCACGACAAGTTAATGGAGAAGTTGAACTACCTGATAGAGATCGTGGTTCAGAGGCTACCCCCAGTGGGAAGCAGATATCTACCTTGATCAAGCCTGATTCTGCTGGGTCAAATAATATTCCTTCCGCTGGAGTGCGACTGCATCATAGAGCT GTTGTGGTAGCTGCAGAGACTGGTGGAGCTTTAGGTGGCATGGTGAGGCAACTTTCAATTGATCAATTTGAAAATGAAGGCAGGCGGGTTAGTTATGGGACTCCAGAGAGTGCTACTGCAGCAAGGAAATTGTTAGATCGACAGATGTCCATTAATAGTGTGCCCAAAAAG GTAGTGGCACATCTTTTAAAGCCTCGTGGGTGGAAGCCTCCGGTTCGTAGGCAATTTTTCTTAGATTGTAATGAAATAGCAGATCTTTGTGACAGTGCTGAGCGAATCTTCTCTAGTGAACCAAGCGTCTTACAGCTTAGGGCTCCTATCAAGATATTTGGTGATTTACATGGGCAGTTTGGTGATCTCATGCGCCTTTTTGATGAGTATGGTTCACCTTCAACGGCTGGGGATATTGC ATATATCGACTATCTCTTCTTAGGAGATTATGTTGACCGGGGCCAACATAGCTTGGAAACCATTACTCTTCTGCTTGCTTTGAAG GTCGAGTATCCCCAGAATGTACATTTAATTCGTGGCAACCATGAAGCTGCAGATATCAATGCTCTATTTGGCTTTCGGATTGAATGCATTGAACGAATG GGTGAGAGAGATGGAATTTGGGCATGGCATCGAATAAACCGTTTGTTTAATTGGCTTCCGCTAGCAGCTctgattgaaaagaaaatcattTGTATGCATGGTGGTATTGGTCGGTCTATAAATCATGTGGAACAGATTGAGAATCTCCAGCGTCCTATTACAATGGAAGCTGGCTCCATTGTGCTTATGGATTTGTTATG GTCTGACCCAACAGAAAATGACAGTGTGGAAGGTTTAAGACCAAATGCTAGGGGTCCTGGGTTGGTTACATTTGGG CCTGATCGTGTCATGGAATTCTGCAATAACAATGATCTTCAGTTGATTGTACGTGCGCATGAATGTGTAATGGATGGATTTGAGCGTTTTGCCCAGGGGCATCTGATTACACTTTTCTCTGCTACCAATTATTGTG GTACGGCCAATAATGCAGGGGCAATCCTAGTCTTGGGTAGGGATCTTGTGGTGGTTCCAAAACTCATTCATCCCCTACCACCAGCAATTTCATCACCAGAAACTTCACCGGAACGCCATATTGAAGACACATGGATGCAG GAATTGAATGCAAACAGACCTCCAACACCGACTAGAGGCCGTCCCCAAGTAGCTAATGATCGGGGTTCCCTTGCTTGGATATAG
- the LOC137742347 gene encoding uncharacterized protein, producing MDDDLLLKNFFAEVSEVERDNQVLRILSCFKLNPFEYLNLPFDASPEDVKRQYRKLSLMVHPDKCKHPQAKEAFGALAKAQQLLLDQQERDYIISQVNAAKEELRAKRKKQLKKDTASKIKSLVDEGKYEHQYEQSEEFQQELKMKVRDILTEQEWRRRKMQMRISEEEGRLKKDEEETKEMWKRKREHEEQWEGTREQRVSSWRDFMKGGKKAKKGEIRPPKLKTEDPNKSYVQRPVKRG from the exons ATGGACGACGATTTGCTTCTCAAGAACTTCTTCGCTGAAGTTAGTGAAGTTGAGCGGGACAACCAAGTCctcag GATCCTCTCCTGCTTCAAGTTAAATCCTTTTGAGTATCTTAACTTACCCTTTGATGCATCCCCAGAAGATGTCAAAAGGCAGTATCGTAAG TTATCCTTAATGGTTCACCCTGATAAATGCAAGCATCCACAGGCTAAGGAGGCATTTGGAG CATTGGCAAAAGCCCAACAACTATTACTTGATCAACAGGAAAGGGATTATATCATTAGCCAAGTAAATGCCGCCAAAG AAGAACTTAGAGCTAAAAGGAAGAAGCAGTTGAAGAAAGATACAGCttctaaaataaaatcattggTTGATGAG GGAAAATACGAGCACCAGTATGAACAGTCAGAAGAGTTCCAGCAAGAACTCAAAATGAAGGTTCGAGATATATTAACAGAACAAGAATGGCGAAGGAGAAAAATGCAAATGAGG ATTTCAGAAGAGGAAGGTAGATTgaaaaaagatgaagaagaaaccAAAGAGATGTGGAAAAGGAAACGGGAGCATGAGGAACAATGGGAAGGAACAAGAGAACAGAGG GTTTCAAGCTGGAGGGATTTTATGAAGGGTGGAAAGAAG GCCAAAAAGGGAGAAATTCGACCTCCTAAGCTCAAGACTGAAGACCCTAACAAATCTTATGTTCAAAGGCCGGTAAAACGAGGTTGA